Below is a window of Plasmodium gaboni strain SY75 chromosome 11, whole genome shotgun sequence DNA.
aaaaaaaaaaaaaaacagaaaaaatatattacgtttatttaaaaataaaatgaaaagtAGAAAGTgttaaagaaaaaaaaatttcttttaaataaaagtaaataaggggaaattataaaaattaatataatattattaaaaatattaaaaaatgtatataaaacaaatattatatatatatatatatatatattataggttgtgtaattttattattaaagaAAGTTGTAACACCAATATgaaatgaaaatttaaaaataaaaatagagCGAAATAggaggaaaaaaaaaaaaaaaaggcaaaaaattaaaataaaaaaaatagaaaattaattcaaatttttaattaataaacTAAATTATAacttcaaaaaaaaaaaattacaaacGTACAAATTAATTTATAGAACATTATAagttataattttttttttttttttttttttgaattattaacattaataggtataatatatatatatatatatatatatatatatatacatatatatttatttattagaatttatattggtttcctttttattttatttttgtaaatattttttccaaaaaaaagaaaaaatgattttttttcttttttactataaaaattatgtaattataacattaaataaaaaggaaaaattatatatatatatataataaatatttatattaataagggaaaaatatatttatttaatgaaaataagATTAATATAGAACAAATcagaacaaaaaaattagtCGTTATATTGACATGTGtgtgaaaaaaaaaggcACATATTTAAGAACAAAGATAATTTTTAATGAGAACGTTAccatatttataatataatatatatatatttatatatttatattattctccttatattaaaatgtaaaaaaaaaatgatttatatattttttattttaaagtatttatatatattttatataaatattgtaatattttttttttttataattatacttgtattattatataatatatattatatatatatataaattattattatattttttatatttttattttttttttttttttttttttttttttttttttttttcctcttttcttttagtatattatagaaatttcaaatatttacatttcctctatatatatatatagagaGAGAAGTTCAAAAATTTGACAcatgttatatatatgtatgtattatttagaaatataattgttaattattaattaatattatatattaaataaattacTGAGAAAATGcaaaaaattagaaaataCTGTTCTGTGCCTTtgattaaaaaaatatatatttcgTCCAAGgacaaatataaatataaataaatatataaatatatatatatatatattgttgtaacaataaatataaataaaaatagatatatagggaagaataaattattattaattaaataatatatttatataaatttcaatataattattctGAGAATATTTTTCgtcctttttttttttttttttttttttttttgcgAACTAGctatttattttctttttttatgaaaaatgtTATGAACACCTGACTTGTTCATGTGtgtaaaatattatgattaatgatatttttttaaagaaaataacaataaaaatatatatatatatatatatataatatttaatatattgaGTAACAAGGTaaatttatcatatatattagttAATTACCTTAACTGTATCTTtagaataaaaaaaataataataaattaacataataatatgcctatataatcaaattaaggtatatatatatataaattttataatatataataagatGTCAATATGTATTTCAAATTTGAGAATAatcttattatatttaaaaaacatTTAATAAGCTAATAtcttaaaatatataatgaaaaaaaaaaaagaaaaagaaaaaagaaatatacTACACCAAAAGATAAATAATTTCACTGATCCATActgaatatatatatatatatatatttttatttattttataaaaaaatacataatatCTATAAGGAATTTagaaagaaatatttatggCTTTTAATTTACCCTTAATTTTACATTTACTATTTtatcttattttttagaaTTCATTACaattgtattatattttccacgtttacaaaaaaaaaaaaaaaaaatgtatatattaatatataatatatatttagtTATATGTctgataataatttaaaacttttcagaaaaaaaaataaaaatatatttattgtgACTTGGAGtttcctttatttttttgttttccctatattattctattagtatataaatattacacatatatataatatatatattatatatattatacatttctttgtaattttattagaaaaaaaaaaaaataataaaatattcttatttaattttgagtgcatttaaatatatatgtatttaattatatatcGTATAcgtaaaaaaaaaaaataaaaaaaaaaaaagaaatatttattattaatatatattttcttttttttatttttaatatttcgTTTTAATCTTTTAATCCCATATTAAATTGTTAGATATCATTTTAAAGATATCAtttgtttaatttttatataaataatattaatataaaaaagaaatataatttattaataaaatattatatatatatataataataataataatgtatatattagaaaaagATTAAAAAGGGacattcatatattttcttttatttatttaattattttattttattatatatatatatattttttattttacaaccatgagaatatatattttttctttcgttttgttatattttttatttgtgAACAATGTTAATTGTCTATTAAAAAGAGTGTTAAATCGCTTTTATTGTAACAATGAAAGTTGTTATGATATTTTAGGTAATCAAAGAGGAAAATGAAATGATATgtatacataaatatatacacatatatatatatatatatatatatatatttatttatttatttattgtgtgtaattttttaattttattttagGCGTTAACGAAAAAGCTAGCTTtgatgaaataaaattttcGTATTACCGTCTTTTGAAGAATGCTCAAAAGAATTatgataaagaaaagaagaaaagaatAGTAAAAGCCTTcaacatattaataaataagagtacaagaaaatattatgattattatttaaagCATCCGAATAGTTTTTtgaatttaatatatttgaatatatatatattttgtaaattatttaaaataatttcgatattattattgatTGGATTGTTGTTATGTGTATTTcaatatatacataataaatatgaattaaaaagaGTAATTAAGAAATCATCTAAAAATAAGTCATTTAAAAAGGAGGTGCAGAATAGGTTGTCTAGTCGACATCCTGGATTTATGAATTATGATATaaagatgaaaaagaaaatagAAGAACAAATTGAAGAAGAAGTAGTACAAGAAATTGTTATGATTAATAATCAGAAAACTAAGAAATTATTACTAGCTGATTTAATAATAGTAaaacttttatttttaccTAAACAATTATggttttatattatgtggaatataaaatggattattaaatataatatattaaatgaagattatgatgaaaatgataaaatatatattaccagaaaatatatgaacatatCAACTGATAGATGGAATACACTAAATCCAGaagacaaaaaaaattatttaaaaaaagaattgTGGATGAAAAAAAACCAGGAAGAATTCCTTGAAGAAATAAAGGAAAAGGAGAGattgaataaaatatcaagtgctaaatataaaaaacaaataagAATGAAGAAAAGAGGTTTAAGTTTTAATTACAACGATTAGACATATGAAGAATACACAGGGATTGTTCAAAGGAACAATAAGCATATTGCtcattaatataaaatatatatataaatatatgtatatattaatatatgatggatattattttgttttgCGATACATTTTACATGttcatcttttatatttacacaatatatatatatatatatatatatatatatataatatattttatttatttttttttttttttttgtgaaatatatttatcttatcaaaaatataatttatttttttaaagacAAAATGGGAAGTTTTCATTGCAACTtggaaatatatatatataaagtatatatatatataaatatataaatattttttttttttttttacaaatgattttaaagaataattacaaataatgataaaaggtttatttaaaaaaaaaaaaaaaaaaatctattaaattatatgcaaatgtaatgataaattatattaattaattatatatatatatattcatttgtATCATTAATTATAGCTTGGTTTAAAGGTAACAAAATGTGAGGCAATAAATAACATTGTCAAATGTAACAagttaaaatatataatttttatggatactgaaaaaaaaaaaaaaaaaaaaaaaaagtcAAAATAgtaatttatatattgtgcgatatataacaaaatatagTGATAACAAAGctattttgtattttttacattttttttttttacattttattttttttacattttattttattttattttttattttttaggGGCATAGTTGCTCGTCCAAGGCTTCTTTTACATTGGTTACTTTTTGTCTTAGGATGAATAAAgcttttttaaaaacatcTGCAGCTGAGAAACATCCAGTGGATTCAATTGTAAATATGAAATgatttttttctttttggaatgatatttttttagGATATTTTTCAATACATACTCTGCAAGTAGAACACCTGAGAGGATTTTTAACAATAATTTGTTGACTATCTTCAATATCGAAAACTTTTTGTGGACATATATTGACTAGATCTTGTTTTTCTTGAATGGTTAGTTGTTCATTTgtattaaatgaaaaatgtGGATACATTTTATAGACAGCTGTGCAAACAGGTGACCATTTTGCATGTGTTTTACCAATTCCTTTTTGTAGGAAACATATTAATTCAATTTCTTGACCACTACTAATTTTAgtaattaatatattatcatcaaCAACTTTAGGTGgttttttttcaaattttATTCTTTGTTGTTCATTTATAGGACACCATTTTAAATCTTTTGAATAAATAGAATGATAATTATCATTACCAATTCTTTTATTACTATATTTTACATGTaatttaaaacaaaaacaatttaaatgattatatttttcattctcttctttataattaattaaatcTGCATCAAATTTAAAAGGTATTAATCCTAAACGATGACATAATATTTCATCAGCTATTATTCCAGTGTTCTGATACATATTTACTTTCTCTATAGCAATCGTAGGTACTTCAGATAACATAATTCTTCTTAAAGCATTAGCAATAGAAACATTCAAATTCtttatttctattattaatatattttcttcattcTTTATTACATTCATTTCTAAATTCTCTTCAAATCtttttatatcaaaataatcTTCTTTATCTGATAAATAATAACTACCATAAAAATTTGTAGTAGTTGCATTCCTTGGACCTTCTTCTCCAAGATTTATAAAATTGTCTCgatattttatatcttccatattttcacaaaatattattcattatgcatatttatataaaccacttcacacatatataaatcaaaataaataaatgtatcatatatataaaggtattatatatatatatatatatttatatttaatattattccATGTTTTAAAcaattttgtttatatctaaccatatttcatttttttatttttattttttattttttttttttttttttgaattataatatattttattgatCTTGGCTTATGAAAAGATCCATTTTTCAAGCCACCAAAATATCAAAAGGAAAAATcgaaaacaaaaaaaataaaaaaaaataattatatataaataatttataatatatatttttttttaattcatgATTCTACataaatgtattttataaaatggcattatatatataaaaaaatatatatatataatattttgttataaattattataatttatatgtcgttattatatttatcaaaataaataaaattttcaataatatatgaatacATATAAACGTAAAATAAAGTAACatgaaatttttttttttccttttttttatataatttttttaaataaaatggaTTGAACACCTTTTACAATGTTTtgttacatatatattatatatattatattattatttacaattatagaatatttgttattttttccatttggcagtattgaaaaaaaaaatgaaatatatattattatataaatatttcattatatatatatatatatatatataatattatagCCTTATCACcaatatacaaataaatattaattatatataacataaatatttttattatattaatattatgttatatatacgcatatatatacttactatatatactatattttttttattaacataaatttctttttatttgtttttttttatatatttttttctttttactttttcttttttttttttttttggaatggataattttat
It encodes the following:
- a CDS encoding putative DnaJ protein — encoded protein: MRIYIFSFVLLYFLFVNNVNCLLKRVLNRFYCNNESCYDILGVNEKASFDEIKFSYYRLLKNAQKNYDKEKKKRIVKAFNILINKSTRKYYDYYLKHPNSFLNLIYLNIYIFCKLFKIISILLLIGLLLCVFQYIHNKYELKRVIKKSSKNKSFKKEVQNRLSSRHPGFMNYDIKMKKKIEEQIEEEVVQEIVMINNQKTKKLLLADLIIVKLLFLPKQLWFYIMWNIKWIIKYNILNEDYDENDKIYITRKYMNISTDRWNTLNPEDKKNYLKKELWMKKNQEEFLEEIKEKERLNKISSAKYKKQIRMKKRGLSFNYND
- a CDS encoding putative DNA-directed RNA polymerase I — protein: MEDIKYRDNFINLGEEGPRNATTTNFYGSYYLSDKEDYFDIKRFEENLEMNVIKNEENILIIEIKNLNVSIANALRRIMLSEVPTIAIEKVNMYQNTGIIADEILCHRLGLIPFKFDADLINYKEENEKYNHLNCFCFKLHVKYSNKRIGNDNYHSIYSKDLKWCPINEQQRIKFEKKPPKVVDDNILITKISSGQEIELICFLQKGIGKTHAKWSPVCTAVYKMYPHFSFNTNEQLTIQEKQDLVNICPQKVFDIEDSQQIIVKNPLRCSTCRVCIEKYPKKISFQKEKNHFIFTIESTGCFSAADVFKKALFILRQKVTNVKEALDEQLCP